The genome window CGAAAAGGTCGCTTTCCAGCGAATGCTAAACGCGAACGGCGCGCTGGAGAAACTTACCCTTCCGTAAACCGTACTCGCCCGCCGAAGAGGCTGCCTTTCGGGCTCCCTCTCCGGCGGCCGGTTTTCTTCCGATACCGTCAACACGGTGATATCGTGTCCCTGTTTCCACGATTACCGCCGCTTAGTCTCCTAATTTCAGCTTTCCCCGTTTCCCGGGCGGGCCCGTTTTGTATATATAGTTGGGCTCGGCATATTCGATGGCGCCGCCGTTTTCTGCTATTTCCCGGATCATCTCCGGACCGGGATCCTCCTTTATCTTAAGCTTGTACAGCCTGTCACCGACGGACAGCATTTCGACGATGCCGTATCTCCCGTAACGCTTCTCTATTTCCTCTTTTCCGGCGCCGCGGCCGAGTTTTATCAGATACTCCCCCGGCGCCCTGTTTTTTTGATCGGACAGGTTTTTAATCCCTTTTTCGTTATCGCCATCGGCACTTGTACACGCCGCGGGGAAGATGATCAATGCCGCCGTTAACAGCAAAGAACGTCCGATGATTTTTGATCTCATAATTCCTCTGTCCATAATCTCGACGATACTGGGCCTGTGATTGAAAGAACCACCCGGCACCGTCCGCGCTTCGCGCGGGCATCGCGCCTCAGGCGCTGCGGACCAGAATCTCCTTCGTCAAATCCATGTAATCGCTCGCCCCGCTCGAATCGGGCTTGTACTCGAATATCGTCTTTCCCCAGCTCGGCGCCTCCTGCAGCGAGACGTTTTCGCGTATGAGCGTTTCGAAGAGCTTGCCCGGCAGGCGCTTTTTGGTTTCCTCGACCACCTCGCGATTGATCGTTTTATTGGCGTTGTACATCGTCGCGATGATCCCGGTTATCTCAATCGATTTATTGAGGCGCTTCTTCACCATCTCGGCCGCCTCGAACAGGTTGTACATGCCGTGGAAGGGGAGGAATTGCACCTGAAGCGGCACATAAATCTCGTGCGCGTAGGTCAGCGCGTTGAGCGTAAGCACGCCAAGTGACGGCGGACAGTCGATGAGCGTATAATCATAATCGCCCAGGTCCGCCAGGGCGTCGCGCAGAAGGAACTCCTTGGCGGGTATCGGCAGGAACTCAAGCCCCTTTAAATCGGGACTGGAGGGCAAAAGATGCATGCCGCTTCTGTCGATCATGATGTCGCGGAATGGAAGCTCCCCCTTAAGGACATCGAAAATGGACCGCTTGAGCTTGTTCGACTGCACGCCGAGGTGGTAGGTGGACTGGGCCTGATGGTCCATGTCGATCACCAGGACTTTTTTCCCGAGAATCTGAAGCGCGGCTGCGATGTTGACGGTGCTGGTCGTCTTGCCGACGCCTCCCTTGTTATTTGAAATAGCGATGATTTTCATTATGTCCTCTACGGGCCAATGCGGGGAAGGGGGGCGGCCGTTCCCTTCCGGGACAATGCTTTTATTTAACGCTTTGCCGTAATCTATATGTTTCGGCGCCAGTCAATCAAGCATAAAATGTCCCCGACCGTAAATATTCGGCACATCACTACCGATCCCATAACTCGATATAGTAAACGCCGGCCGCTTGTGAAGCGGCGCGCCGTTTATCCGGATTCGGAAAATCAGATTGACTGGTTTTCTTATCGGTGATCAAATCATCCTAAATGCCATATCCCTCCATTATGAAAACCGTCGCGCAACGCGCCGCATGCCTTTTGCTGTGCATGCTCTGCGCGGGCTGTCTCCCCGGTGTCGGCATCGGCCATGACAAAGCGGGGCGTGATGATTACCTTCGCATCTGGGCCCATTCCGACATCCAGCCGCGCAATCCTCGCGAAAAAGCGCAGTACGAGGCCGCCGTGGCCGATATCGTTAAAAATGTCCCGGACATATACGCCTCCATCGTTGCCGGCGACCTGGTGCACCGAAAAGACGACGCGCCCGCCTATCACGAATGGCTTGCCGGGCTGCGTCGCGACTCCGGCATACCCTGGTGGTTCGAGATCGCAGGCAACCACGATCAGAACGATATCGCGACGTATTTCCGTTATACCGGCAAACCGCTCCATTACGCCGTGAAAATCGGAAACATGCTGATCATACTCATGTCGGACGAAATACGAAGCGCGGTGACCGATATCTCGGACGAGGCCTTTATCTGGTGGAGAGGGCTTCTCCGGAGCAACCGTCACATGATCATCGTTACCGTTACCCACGGCGCGCTTCACGGCGTCGGAATACTGAGCACAATCAATCCGACCATGCGGATCGGGCGCTCGGAGCGCTTTGTTGAAGTATTAAAAAAGTACCCCGTCGACCTTTGGCTGTCCGGACATTCCCATATCCCATCAATCCTTTCGGGCAAATATTCAAAACCCCCGGGGCTCGGTACGCTGTTCATT of Spirochaetota bacterium contains these proteins:
- a CDS encoding ParA family protein, producing MKIIAISNNKGGVGKTTSTVNIAAALQILGKKVLVIDMDHQAQSTYHLGVQSNKLKRSIFDVLKGELPFRDIMIDRSGMHLLPSSPDLKGLEFLPIPAKEFLLRDALADLGDYDYTLIDCPPSLGVLTLNALTYAHEIYVPLQVQFLPFHGMYNLFEAAEMVKKRLNKSIEITGIIATMYNANKTINREVVEETKKRLPGKLFETLIRENVSLQEAPSWGKTIFEYKPDSSGASDYMDLTKEILVRSA
- a CDS encoding metallophosphoesterase: MKTVAQRAACLLLCMLCAGCLPGVGIGHDKAGRDDYLRIWAHSDIQPRNPREKAQYEAAVADIVKNVPDIYASIVAGDLVHRKDDAPAYHEWLAGLRRDSGIPWWFEIAGNHDQNDIATYFRYTGKPLHYAVKIGNMLIILMSDEIRSAVTDISDEAFIWWRGLLRSNRHMIIVTVTHGALHGVGILSTINPTMRIGRSERFVEVLKKYPVDLWLSGHSHIPSILSGKYSKPPGLGTLFIDVSSIHKSRFSPMESYVIVFKTDSDRLQILLRDHERGRFIRTRSLVHSARAPFIWEGGDPKIISTCCAP